In Kushneria marisflavi, the following are encoded in one genomic region:
- a CDS encoding lipocalin family protein has product MPDMADLKGLLGSLATAMGGDTGIPTGCQAVKDFDLARYLGLWHEIARLDHSFERGLNRVTAHYAMRDDGGVAVTNRGFNPKDQQWDEAEGKAFFEEDAHTGRFRVSFFGPFYAGYNILWLDENYEHAIVAGPNHGFLWLLARSSSITPEMYKHMLEMARGNGFNTDALIRVSHDMSEA; this is encoded by the coding sequence ATGCCTGACATGGCAGATCTGAAGGGGTTATTGGGCAGTCTGGCCACTGCCATGGGCGGCGACACAGGAATACCGACAGGTTGTCAGGCCGTCAAGGATTTTGATCTGGCGCGCTATCTGGGGCTTTGGCATGAAATCGCCCGACTGGATCACAGCTTCGAGCGGGGGCTCAACAGGGTCACGGCCCATTACGCGATGCGTGACGATGGTGGCGTGGCCGTGACCAATCGGGGCTTCAACCCCAAGGATCAGCAGTGGGATGAAGCCGAGGGCAAGGCCTTTTTCGAAGAAGATGCCCATACCGGGCGTTTTCGAGTGTCCTTCTTTGGCCCCTTTTACGCCGGCTACAACATTCTCTGGCTGGATGAAAACTACGAGCATGCCATTGTGGCCGGACCCAACCACGGATTTCTCTGGCTGCTCGCACGCTCATCAAGCATTACCCCCGAGATGTACAAACACATGCTCGAGATGGCGCGCGGCAATGGTTTTAACACCGACGCGTTGATACGCGTCTCCCACGACATGTCAGAGGCATGA
- a CDS encoding TetR/AcrR family transcriptional regulator, whose amino-acid sequence MSTEARIREIGLKLFAEQGYEATPLSAIARGTGIRTPSLYNHFASKEALFMALVADVEAEMLSVIEQSLVRHEEVETRLKALLQACSDFIFDSGKGVFYKRFLLFPPASLATPLKRISRESESAIDALLKRTHAQGIDQGVLRRDLDEGDFIAMTYCIIDGLFSESFLYDRSTFDQRLASIWRVFRAGILVP is encoded by the coding sequence ATGAGTACCGAAGCACGTATTCGGGAAATCGGCCTCAAGCTCTTTGCCGAACAGGGCTATGAAGCCACGCCCCTATCGGCGATAGCGCGCGGGACCGGCATTCGCACCCCGTCGCTTTACAACCATTTTGCCAGCAAGGAAGCGCTGTTCATGGCATTGGTGGCAGATGTCGAGGCCGAGATGCTGAGCGTGATCGAGCAGAGTCTTGTGCGTCATGAAGAGGTGGAAACGCGCCTCAAGGCCCTGCTTCAGGCCTGCAGCGATTTCATTTTTGATTCCGGCAAGGGCGTGTTCTACAAGCGTTTTCTGTTGTTTCCGCCAGCATCGCTTGCGACGCCGCTCAAGCGCATCAGTCGCGAGAGCGAAAGCGCCATCGATGCGCTGTTGAAAAGAACCCATGCGCAGGGCATCGACCAGGGCGTGCTGCGCAGGGATCTTGATGAGGGCGATTTCATCGCCATGACCTACTGCATCATCGACGGTCTTTTCAGCGAGAGCTTTTTGTATGACCGGTCAACCTTCGACCAGCGTCTGGCCAGCATCTGGCGGGTCTTTAGAGCCGGTATCCTGGTGCCCTGA
- a CDS encoding DMT family transporter has translation MTSKWWLMLPATLCEIGWALGAKYAQGPVEWLATLVLVTVSLGLATWMARTLPTTTVYTVFVGLGAMGTVVVDIAFLGAPFNVLTLMLIVTLLIGVVGLKLYSSRQKEVSCTGSH, from the coding sequence ATGACTTCAAAATGGTGGCTGATGCTACCCGCCACGCTGTGCGAGATCGGTTGGGCGCTGGGCGCTAAATACGCGCAAGGCCCTGTCGAGTGGCTCGCCACGCTGGTGCTGGTGACGGTGAGTCTGGGATTGGCAACATGGATGGCACGCACGCTGCCCACCACCACGGTCTACACCGTCTTTGTCGGCCTTGGCGCGATGGGTACCGTGGTCGTGGACATCGCCTTTCTGGGCGCGCCGTTCAATGTCCTGACGCTGATGCTGATCGTGACCCTGCTGATCGGGGTGGTGGGTCTCAAGCTCTACTCTTCCCGTCAGAAGGAGGTGTCATGTACTGGTTCGCACTGA
- a CDS encoding DMT family transporter yields the protein MYWFALIVSGLMEVVGVTGIEKFNRGSRRTGLAMLVIGFGLSLAFISFAMREISLGIAYAVFTAIGTVASALLGMLFWGESKSPIRLGFIALIIASVVGLKLVSGGQ from the coding sequence ATGTACTGGTTCGCACTGATTGTCTCGGGGCTCATGGAAGTCGTGGGCGTCACCGGCATCGAGAAGTTCAATCGCGGCTCACGCCGGACAGGGCTTGCCATGCTGGTGATTGGCTTTGGACTCTCACTGGCATTTATCTCGTTTGCCATGCGCGAGATCAGTCTGGGCATTGCCTACGCCGTGTTTACCGCCATCGGCACCGTGGCCAGCGCGCTGTTGGGCATGCTGTTCTGGGGCGAATCGAAAAGCCCGATCCGACTGGGCTTTATTGCCCTGATCATCGCTTCGGTGGTCGGGCTCAAGCTGGTTTCCGGCGGCCAGTGA
- a CDS encoding ABC1 kinase family protein, translating into MRERGRTRRMLGMGARTGGALLRSRMGRDAGWEALGEQLFNELSELKGPAMKLAQIMAQWDDLLPPALAEQLARLQRQARPMPWQDIRRTLVDQFGDLEAVFADIETTPFASASMGQVHRATTHDGETLVLKVQYPGLERVLEQDLVQVRRMMRLMRWMKVPQARLDAMFDEFADSLRKELDYRAEFEALERYRSRYADNDGLRFPDPLADYSGDRVLAMRYLPGIPMREAETMADEVRQRLAANLGDWLTEEMFTHRELHADPHAGNFATDDEGRLIVYDLGAVISVPEARLRSMMLLLGAAIDDDPMGMDEALRSMGGRQGEGAPLALYRESAAAMRPLFEPGEQDFSDARIHYRLREISPRVWSAMDRLQPPADTMLLSRTLNGHYWNMVRLKARLDMHARTRPLLAWARETQ; encoded by the coding sequence ATGAGAGAGCGAGGCAGAACCCGACGGATGCTGGGTATGGGGGCGCGTACCGGTGGTGCCCTTTTGCGCTCGCGCATGGGGCGTGATGCGGGCTGGGAGGCCCTGGGCGAGCAGCTGTTCAATGAGCTTTCCGAGCTCAAGGGGCCGGCCATGAAGCTGGCCCAGATCATGGCGCAGTGGGACGATCTGCTGCCGCCGGCGCTGGCAGAGCAGCTGGCCCGGCTCCAGCGCCAGGCACGCCCCATGCCGTGGCAGGACATTCGACGTACCCTTGTGGATCAATTTGGCGATCTCGAAGCGGTCTTTGCCGATATCGAAACGACCCCCTTTGCCAGCGCCTCCATGGGTCAGGTGCATCGCGCCACCACCCATGATGGCGAGACGCTGGTGCTCAAGGTGCAGTATCCGGGCCTTGAGCGTGTGCTTGAGCAGGATCTGGTGCAGGTGCGGCGCATGATGCGGCTGATGCGCTGGATGAAGGTGCCTCAGGCCCGACTGGATGCCATGTTCGATGAATTTGCCGACAGCCTGCGCAAGGAGCTCGATTACCGCGCCGAGTTCGAGGCGCTGGAGCGCTATCGCTCGCGCTACGCTGACAACGACGGGCTGCGCTTTCCCGATCCGCTGGCGGACTATTCCGGCGACCGCGTGCTCGCCATGCGCTATCTGCCCGGGATTCCGATGCGGGAAGCCGAAACGATGGCGGACGAGGTGCGTCAGCGCCTTGCGGCCAATCTGGGGGACTGGCTGACCGAGGAGATGTTCACCCATCGCGAACTGCACGCCGATCCGCACGCCGGCAATTTTGCCACCGATGACGAAGGTCGATTGATCGTCTATGACCTGGGGGCGGTGATCAGCGTGCCCGAGGCGCGGCTTCGCTCGATGATGCTGTTGCTCGGGGCGGCGATCGACGATGACCCGATGGGCATGGACGAGGCGCTGCGCTCAATGGGGGGACGTCAGGGCGAGGGCGCGCCGCTGGCGCTGTATCGCGAATCGGCTGCGGCCATGCGCCCCCTGTTTGAGCCCGGCGAGCAGGACTTCAGCGATGCGCGCATTCACTATCGGCTGCGTGAGATCAGTCCGCGGGTCTGGTCGGCCATGGATCGTCTGCAACCGCCGGCGGATACCATGTTGCTCTCGCGCACGCTCAACGGGCACTACTGGAATATGGTGCGTCTCAAGGCGCGACTGGACATGCATGCGCGCACCCGGCCGTTGCTGGCCTGGGCACGGGAGACGCAGTGA